The Kwoniella dendrophila CBS 6074 chromosome 1, complete sequence genome contains a region encoding:
- a CDS encoding argininosuccinate lyase: MSAEQDFTKRKLWGGRFTGSTDPLMHEFNQSLKYDKRMYAADVKGSIAFSKALLKAGILNEHEQKEIERGLKVVEGEWAEGKFAIQPDDEDIHTANERRLSEIIGKDIGGKLHTGRSRNDQVATDMRIWLMEESSQIEQYLKDLLNVMVSRAEKEVDAIMPGYTHLQRAQPVRWSHLLLSHTQSFLSDLDRLRQLQPRVSVLPLGSAALAGNPYSLDRELLRQELGFKSIGENSMHAVADRDFIVEFLQWASLLQIHMSRMAEDLIIYSSAEFGFVQLSDAYSTGSSIMPQKKNPDSLELLRGKSGRTFGQMAGFMMSLKGVPSTYNKDLQEDKEPLFDAVDTVSAALRIAEGVIATLTINSENMFKALTMDMLATDIADYLVRKGVPFRETHHISGRSVALAEKENKQISDLTLEQWKELSEHFTEDVKDIFNFENSVEKRNAIGGPARSMIKRQVDIARERINQQ; the protein is encoded by the exons ATGTCCGCTGAACAAGATtttacaaaaagaaaattgtgGGG TGGTCGATTCACCGGATCAACAGATCCTTT GATGCACGAATTCAACCAATCTCTCAAATACGATAAACGAATGTATGCCGCAGATGTCAAAGGTTCAATTGCATTCTCAAAAGCTTTACTCAAAGCTGGTATCCTAAATGAACACGAACaaaaagagattgaaagagGATTAAAggttgttgaaggtgaatgggCTGAaggaaag TTCGCCATTCaacctgatgatgaagatatcCACACCGCCAACGAAAGACGATTGTCCGAAATTATCGGTAAAGATATCGGTGGTAAATTGCATACTGGTAGAAGTCGAAATGATCAAGTTGCAACTGATATGAGAATCTGGCTT ATGGAAGAATCATCACAAATTGAACAATATCTCAAAGATTTATTGAATGTTATGGTTTCTCgagctgaaaaagaagttgatgctATAATGCCTGGATATACACATTTACAAAGAGCACAACCAGTTAGATGGTCACATTTATTACTATCACATACACAATCATTTTTATCAGATCTAGATAGATTAAGACAATTACAACCTAGAGTTTCAGTGTTACCTTTAGGTTCAGCAGCATTAGCAGGTAATCCATATTCATTAGATAGAGAATTATTAAGACAAGAATTAGGGTTTAAATCAATTGGTGAAAATTCAATGCATGCTGTAGCAGATAGAGATTTCATTGTAGAATTTTTACAATGGGCTTCTTTATTACAAATTCATATGTCGAGAATGGCAGAAGATTTAATCATTTATTCTTCAGCTGAATTTGGTTTCGTTCAATTAAGTGACGCTTATTC AACTGGTTCATCAATTATGCCTCAAAAGAAAAACCCAGATTCATTAGAATTACTTCgtggtaaatcaggtagaACATTTGGTCAAATGGCTGGTTTCATGATGTCATTAAAAGGTGTACCGTCAACTTATaataaagatttacaagaagacaaagaacCTTTATTCGATGCTGTTGATACAGTTTCAGCTGCACTTAGAATCGCTGAAGGTGTTATTGCTACTTTGACT ATCAACTCTGAAAACATGTTTAAAGCATTAACGATGGATATGTTAGCAACAGATATTGCAGATTATTTAGTTAGAAAAGGTGTACCATTTAGAGAAACCCATCATATTTCAGGTAGATCAGTTgcattagctgaaaaagaaaataaacaaatttcagatttaacTTTGGAACAATGGAAAGAATTAAGTGAACATTTCACAGAAGATGTTAaagatattttcaatttcgaAAATTCTgttgaaaagagaaatgcaATTGGTGGTCCAGCCAGATCAATGATTAAAAGACAAGTTGATATTGCAAGAGAaagaatcaatcaacaataG
- a CDS encoding amino-acid acetyltransferase, mitochondrial translates to MKAPIQSILSPVRNQALARIRGKGKLTQNVIQARYRHDSQILRDIASEDNDFILSILQASPSVRDSRSYLSSFAPPPSPIPTPNDLSAEVKGENPLVNQLLDPIIRRTALVKIQGPFTDAQLDSICRGMAHLQKLGLVSVIVVDRDDLPLVESNDRFESQRQRSIVRNEVERIVHFLSRHRSAARPIFSTVGRIQTNESTGLNVQQGEDNENQVFIEEEGLDHVRRAVQEGEIPVLLPVALDENCRSRRISSNKVLLALAKSMSNNDTSTTSSSSTTIQANYDLTPLRLLIINREGGIPSYARMGLPHLSINLSSEYDYIQNTFLETWKESHPTSLSNLKLSKGCLEYMPKESSALVVSHRSPSSMIANLITNKPKHSASLPHSLLVESEGRITRDTPTIIRKGLPVRIFRSLSEVDTEKLTNLLEKSFKRVLDKEHFYERLKNDLDFVIVVGDYAGAAICTLEGKDDLTFTNENGKQEKREAICYLDKFAVDPKHQGDGTVDFLWVGLRDETYGLGLLDSKNPSIGSLSGEGIGRDLVWRSRSNNPVNKWYFERSNGFKKTKDEKWKIFWCDAEQRLKALWKEREFGGGRLVKVVENEEKQRIDWWEKKISAIPSAWKV, encoded by the exons ATGAAAGCACCAATACAAAGCATACTTTCCCCTGTACGGAATCAAGCTTTAGCTCGTATCAGAGGAAAGGGAAAATTAACACAAAATGTAATC CAAGCAAGATACAGGCATGATTCTCAGATACTTCGAGATATAGCTAGTGAAGATAAT GATTTcattttatcgatattacAAGCCTCACCATCTGTTAGGGATTCCCgttcatatttatcatcatttgcCCCACCTCCGTCACCTATTCCTACTCCAAACGATCTTTCAGCGgaagttaaaggtgaaaatccaTTAGTCAACCAATTATTAGATCCAATTATAAGAAGAACAGCATTAGTTAAAATTCAAGGACCATTTACAGATGCGCAATTAGATTCGATATGTCGTGGTATGGCACATTTAcaaaaattaggtttagttAGTGTCATAGTTGTTGATagagatgatttacctttggttgaatcaaatgatagaTTTGAATCACAAAGACAAAGATCAATAGTTagaaatgaagttgaaagaattgTTCATTTCTTATCTAGACATAGATCTGCAGCAAGACCCATTTTTTCAACTGTAGGTAGAATACAAACAAACGAATCTACCGGACTAAATGTACAACAAGGCGAAGAcaatgaaaatcaagttttcattgaagaagaaggtttagatcaTGTTAGACGTGCTGtacaagaaggtgaaattccAGTTTTATTACCTGTCGCATTAGACGAAAATtgtagatcaagaagaatatcttcaaataaggttttattagctttagctaaatcaatgAGTAATAATGATACTTCTACAACTTCATCCTCGTCAACAACAATTCAAGCAAATTACGACTTGACACCATTGAGATTATTGATTATAAAtagagaaggtggtataccaTCATATGCAAGAATGGGGTTACCAcatttatcaatcaacttatcatctgaatatgattatatacaaaataCTTTCTTGGAAACATGGAAAGAATCACATCCAACCTCACtatcaaatttgaaattatctAAAGGATGTTTAGAATATATGCCAAAAGAATCATCTGCATTAGTTGTATCACatagatcaccttcatcaatgattGCGAATTTGATTACAAATAAACCAAAACATTCTGCATCATTACCACACtctttattagttgaatctgaaggtCGAATTACAAGAGATACACCAACTATAATAAGAAAAGGTTTACCGGTCAGGATATTTAGATCTCTGAGCGAAGTGGATACTGAGAAATTGACAAATTTATTGGAAAAGAGTTTCAAGAGGGTATTGGATAAAGAACATTTTTATGAAAGATTaaaaaatgatttagatttcgtcattgttgttggtgattATGCTGGTGCAGCAATATGTACTTtggaaggtaaagatgatttaacctttacaaatgaaaatggaaaacaagaaaaaagagaagctATATGTtatttagataaatttgCTGTTGATCCAAAACATCAAGGTGATGGTACAGTAGATTTTTTATGGGTTGGATTAAGAGATGAAACTTATGGATTAGGATTATTAGATTCAAAAAATCCTAGTATAGGTTCTTTaagtggtgaaggtataggtagaGATTTAGTTTGGAGAAGTAGATCAAATAATCCAGTAAATAAATGGTAttttgaaagatcaaatggatttaaaaaaacaaaagatgaaaaatggaaaattTTTTGGTGTGATGCTGAACAAAGATTAAAAGCTTTatggaaagaaagagaatttgGCGGTGGTAGATTAGTTAAAGTggttgaaaatgaagaaaaacaaagaattgattggtgggaaaagaaaatttcCGCTATACCAAGTGCATGGAAAGTTTAA
- a CDS encoding ubiquitin-like protein-NEDD8-like protein RUB3, translating to MIVKVKTLTGKEVDIDVQPDMTINKVKERVEEKAGIPPVQQRLIFGGKAMADDKAIQDYKISAGAVIHLVLALRGGQR from the exons ATGATCGTTAAAGTAAAG ACTCTTACAGGTAAAGAG gttgatattgatgttcaACCTGATATGACA ATCAATAAAGTGAAAGAACGAGTAGAAGAGAAAGCTGGTATTCCACCTGTCCAACAACGTCTGATTTTCGGTGGTAAAGCTAT GGCCGATGATAAAGCTATTCAAGATTACAAAATTAGTGCAGGAGCTGTTATCCATTTAGTACTTGCTTTAAGAGGTGGTCAACGATAA